A window of Candidatus Xiphinematobacter sp. Idaho Grape contains these coding sequences:
- a CDS encoding DNA-binding protein, with translation MSGMALTVAIMDNILESRELQVERKHFFIEFRENDRGRFLKITEEAHGRRNSVIIPSTGLEEFGQHLRQLLSNFLLPAEKN, from the coding sequence ATGAGTGGAATGGCGCTGACGGTGGCTATAATGGATAACATTCTTGAGTCGAGGGAGCTACAGGTTGAGAGGAAGCACTTCTTTATTGAGTTTCGAGAGAACGATCGGGGGCGTTTTCTGAAGATCACTGAGGAAGCGCATGGGAGGAGGAACTCTGTCATTATTCCGAGTACTGGTCTAGAGGAATTTGGCCAACATCTGAGACAGCTTCTTTCCAATTTCCTATTGCCGGCTGAAAAAAATTGA